Part of the Rhodohalobacter sp. 614A genome is shown below.
AGTTGTAATTTTCTACATTTTAGGTTATTTTTTGGGTCTGTAAAGTGAGCGCCGGGAGGTACTCACTTTTTTTTGTACTTATATGTAGTGAAACGGATGCAAAACGAATCAATAAATAAAATAAAAGAGATTGCATATCCCATTGTGGAGCAAGGGGATGCATTTCTTGTTGATGTTGAGATTAAACATCAAAAGGTGCCGGAAGTATGGATTTTGGTTGATTCTGAAAGTGGAAACGTTTCGTTAGATACATATTCGGCGATTAGCCGAAGAATTGGTGATGCACTTGATGAAGAGGATATTTTTCAAAACAAATACAGACTGAATGTTTCATCCCCGGGATTGTCCCGGCCGCTCTCTGATAAGCGTCAATATGCAAAAAATCAGGGGCGTGTTGCAAAGGTGAAATATAAAGAACAAGATCAATATCAAACGGTAGAAGGCGTTATCAAACAGGTTGAAAAAGATAAAATTTCAATAAACACGGAGGATGGAGATGTGTTTGAAATTTTATTCGAAGATATTGTTGAAACCAAAATTGTTCCAAAAATTTAGGCCTTAACTTTTAAACAAAAAATTCTGATGCAAGACGATATTTCCAAGCTCATTATTCAGTCTTTTGCTGAAATTGCAAAAGACAAAGGAATTGATAAGGACCTTTTGTTGTCTATTCTCGAGGATGTATTTCGAACCATGATTCGAAAAAAATACGAATCCGACGAGGCCTTTGAAGTCATTTTAAATGCAGACAGGGGAGAGATCCAGATATTGCACATCCGGGAAGTGGTTCCGGCTGATGAGCTGACAGATGAGGTCACAGAAATTACCCTTGAAGATGCACAAAAACACGATCCGGATTTGGAGCTTTACGATGAGTATGCTCAGGAAATATCGATCACAGATTTTGGCCGGCGGGCTGTTACCATGGCGCGGCAGCAATTGGCGCAACGAATCCGTGAAATAGAGAAGGATAATATTTTTGAGGATTACTCCGACCGAGTTGGCGAAATTGTTTTGGGTGATGTATATCAGGTTCGAAACAACAAAGACATTCTTGTGAATCACAACGGAGTGGAGCTTTTACTGCCAAAAAATGAGCAGATTTATAAAGACCGTTTCCGAAAAGGTGACACCATTCGGGCAGTGGTTGTGGAAGTAAAACGACACAGCGGAAATCCGACAGTTGTTATTTCCCGAACATCGCCACTGTTTCTTGAAAGGCTATTTGAA
Proteins encoded:
- the rimP gene encoding ribosome maturation factor RimP: MQNESINKIKEIAYPIVEQGDAFLVDVEIKHQKVPEVWILVDSESGNVSLDTYSAISRRIGDALDEEDIFQNKYRLNVSSPGLSRPLSDKRQYAKNQGRVAKVKYKEQDQYQTVEGVIKQVEKDKISINTEDGDVFEILFEDIVETKIVPKI
- the nusA gene encoding transcription termination factor NusA; protein product: MQDDISKLIIQSFAEIAKDKGIDKDLLLSILEDVFRTMIRKKYESDEAFEVILNADRGEIQILHIREVVPADELTDEVTEITLEDAQKHDPDLELYDEYAQEISITDFGRRAVTMARQQLAQRIREIEKDNIFEDYSDRVGEIVLGDVYQVRNNKDILVNHNGVELLLPKNEQIYKDRFRKGDTIRAVVVEVKRHSGNPTVVISRTSPLFLERLFENEIPEVFDGIIELKRIAREPGDRSKVAVISHDERVDPVGACVGMKGIRIHAVVRELQNENIDVINYSDDKIEFIKRALQPAKVLKVELSEDGTRASVLVPADEVSKAIGKGGVNIRLASKLVDCEIDVFREVEEEDDIDIAEFEIDFGPETIAILREIGCDSARAVLELDEDELVRRTEGRISEEEAERIIDIIAYEFEDEED